GCACCGCCCGCGCGGTGGCCCGGGAGGTCGGCATCGACGAGGTGATCAGCGAGGTGCTGCCCGCGGACAAGGCCCAGGTGGTGCGCGACCTGCAGGCGAAGGGGCAGCGCGTCGCCTTCGTGGGCGACGGGATCAACGACGCCCCGGCGCTCGCAGGGGCCGACGTGGGCGTGGCCATCGGCACCGGCACCGACATCGCGGTCGAGGCCGGCGACGTGGTGCTGATGCAGGGCGACCTGCGCGCCGTGGTGCGCGCCCGGGCGCTGGCCAAGAAGACGCTGTCCACGATCTACTGGAACTTCTTCTGGGCCTTCGGCTACAACACCGCCCTGATCCCGGTCGCCGCGGGGGTCTTCTACCCCTTCACCGGCCTGCTCCTGCAGCCGGCGCTGGCCGCGGGCGCGATGAGCCTCTCGAGCATCCTGGTGCTCACGAACTCGCTGCGCCTCCGTTACTTCCAGCCGCCGCAGTTCGCGGACGAGGCGGCCCCCGCGGCCCCCACGCCGCGCGCCGCGGCCACCGGGGCCCGGGTGCTGCTCTACACCAGCCCCGGCTGCCCCGACTGTGCGGCGGTGAAGGCCTGGCTAGAGGCGCGCGGCGTGGCCTACGAGGAGCGGGACCTGAGCCGCCCCGAGGTCGCCGACGAGGCCGTACGCAACTACGGGGTGCGCGTGGCCCCGATCACCGTGATCGACGGCCAGGCCCACTGGGGCACCTTCGCCGAGCAGCGGCGGGTGCTCGAGCAACGCCTGGGCGCCGGCGTGCCCGCCGAAGCGGCCAGTTGAACGCGGCCCCAACCAAGAAAAAGCAGGCCCGCGGGCCTGCTTTTTCGCGTACGGTCTTTATACGCGGACTTTTTCCTTCAGCGCCTTGCCGGGTTTGAAGGCCGGGTACTTGGAGGCGGGGATCTTGATCTTCTCGGTGGTGCCGGGCTTCACGCCGGTGCGGGCCTTGCGCTTGCGCACCTCGAAGGTCCCGAAGCCGGTGAGCTGCACCTTGTAGTCGCGGTCGAGGAAGGTGGCGATCTCGTCGAGGAAGGTATCGATGCAGGCCTTCGCGTCCTTCTTCTTCAGCCCGGTGATCTCGGCGACGTGGTTGACCAGATCCGATTTCGTAACCGTCTTCTTCTTGTTTGCCATACGTACACCTCCTTGAATATTGCTTTCCTTACGGACTATACCACGCCTCGCCCCCAAAATTCAAGCCTGGTCCGCGTTTTCTGGCGTTTCTTGCTGTAAGGTTGTTTTTTTCAAGTATCCTTCCGGTAAGTAATCCTTGGGCAGCAACCGGGCCACCGCGGCCTCAATTTGGCGCGTCGCCGCTTCCAGGTGGGCCTTGTCGAGCCGGCCCTCGGCCCCGCCCAGATCGATGGGATCGCCGATGACGACGCGTATCCTGCCCCCCAGGCGCGGCCTGCGCCCCGGAGGCCAGACCTCGCGGGTGCCGACGATGGCCACCGGCAGGACACGGGCTCCGGTGCGCAGCGCAATCGCCGCGGCGCCCGTCTTGAAGGGTTCCAGGTGGCCGCTGCGGCTGCGCCGGCCTTCAGGAAAGATTCCGAACGCCATGCCGGCGCGCAGCGCCCGGATGGCGGCCTTGACGGCCGCCAGGTCGCCGGAGCCGCGTTCCACCGGGATGGCGTAGAGCTTGCGCAGCAGCCAGCCCAGACCGGGGATGCGGAAGAGGTCGCCGCGGGCGATGAAGGCGATGGGGCGGGGCAGGACCACCCCGATCACCAGCGGATCGATGAAGGAGTGGTGGTTGGCGGCGATGACGACGGGCCCCTCGGGGGGGACGCGGTCCGCCCCTTCCACCTCGATGCGGTAGAGGAGGCGCAGCAAGCCGCGCACGATCCGTTTGACCGTGCGGTAGACGAGGTTCGGACGCGACCGGGCCACAATTCGTTTTACCCGATATCCTGGCGGCCGACCAGGCCCAGCCGCCGCGCCCGGCCCGCCCAGAGGTGGGCCTGGCGCAGGGGCTCGGGCAGCTTCGTCTTTCGCGGCAGGGCGAGCACGGCCGCGAGTGCCTCGTTCATGCCGATGCGGTGCCCCGGGGAGACGTAGACGGGCTTCACCCGCGTCCGGGTGCGCACCACCCAGCCCACCTGCCGCCCCCGGACGCAGGGGGTGCCGACGGGGGCGTTCTCGGCGCAGAGCGGCACGGCGGCGCCGGCTTCCTCGGCGAGGGCGCCCACGGGCTCGCCGAAGAGGCGGCTCTTGGCGACGCCCAGGCTGGAGAGCCCGGTGTGCACCCCCAGATGGGCGGCGATGCCCAGGCCGCGGGGGTGGGCGATGCCCTGGCCGTCCACCAGCAGCGCGTCCGGCTCGGCCCCCAGAGCCTCGAGCGCGGCCAGGTAGA
This genomic stretch from Oceanithermus profundus DSM 14977 harbors:
- a CDS encoding HU family DNA-binding protein; this encodes MANKKKTVTKSDLVNHVAEITGLKKKDAKACIDTFLDEIATFLDRDYKVQLTGFGTFEVRKRKARTGVKPGTTEKIKIPASKYPAFKPGKALKEKVRV
- a CDS encoding endonuclease V; protein product: MKPPPFPRPVDLAAAGALQRELTARVELAGSWAGVRRLAALDASIRRGGPLVAAAVLWDVAAGRVLAVGVARVAADEVFPYVPGYLSFREAPVYLAALEALGAEPDALLVDGQGIAHPRGLGIAAHLGVHTGLSSLGVAKSRLFGEPVGALAEEAGAAVPLCAENAPVGTPCVRGRQVGWVVRTRTRVKPVYVSPGHRIGMNEALAAVLALPRKTKLPEPLRQAHLWAGRARRLGLVGRQDIG
- a CDS encoding lysophospholipid acyltransferase family protein produces the protein MARSRPNLVYRTVKRIVRGLLRLLYRIEVEGADRVPPEGPVVIAANHHSFIDPLVIGVVLPRPIAFIARGDLFRIPGLGWLLRKLYAIPVERGSGDLAAVKAAIRALRAGMAFGIFPEGRRSRSGHLEPFKTGAAAIALRTGARVLPVAIVGTREVWPPGRRPRLGGRIRVVIGDPIDLGGAEGRLDKAHLEAATRQIEAAVARLLPKDYLPEGYLKKTTLQQETPENADQA